A part of Paenibacillus donghaensis genomic DNA contains:
- a CDS encoding CPBP family intramembrane glutamic endopeptidase, giving the protein MSNHRTNESFSTKHPVWAVVIIELLLLLAVSAAGTYATLKELSSNSPVLISFIPIALVLIIYFTLRQKWGTLGFRSLGSIPRANWVYYAPLVVILVTICFKGFRPVSLSEILFYLGFTLLVAFVEESLYRGLILHTLLGKGVKTAVITSSLLFSVTHVLNALSGQNAAETVLQIVYALLIGAVLALLMVKNRNIIPLILFHFLHNLIQFVGNDNTSSYLAVDVVILVFLAAQVVWLSLSFKKPVIDAPLSRVS; this is encoded by the coding sequence ATGTCGAACCACAGAACTAACGAGAGCTTCTCAACCAAACACCCTGTCTGGGCTGTTGTCATTATTGAACTGCTTCTACTCCTGGCCGTTTCCGCTGCCGGAACCTATGCTACCCTTAAAGAGCTAAGCAGCAATTCACCTGTTCTGATCTCCTTTATTCCCATTGCCCTGGTACTGATCATCTACTTCACGCTCCGGCAGAAATGGGGCACACTGGGCTTCCGTTCTCTCGGCAGCATTCCCAGAGCCAACTGGGTCTATTATGCGCCGCTGGTCGTAATTCTGGTAACCATCTGCTTCAAGGGCTTCCGCCCTGTCAGCCTGTCCGAAATCCTCTTCTATCTTGGCTTCACCCTGTTGGTCGCCTTCGTGGAAGAGAGCCTCTATCGCGGATTGATTCTGCATACTCTTCTTGGCAAAGGCGTCAAGACTGCGGTGATCACCTCAAGCTTGCTGTTCTCTGTTACGCATGTACTGAATGCCCTCTCCGGCCAGAATGCGGCTGAGACGGTGCTCCAGATTGTGTACGCCTTGCTGATCGGCGCGGTGCTCGCTCTCTTGATGGTGAAGAACCGCAATATTATTCCGCTAATTCTGTTCCACTTCCTACATAACCTGATCCAGTTTGTCGGCAATGACAATACCAGCTCCTACCTGGCAGTAGACGTTGTGATCCTGGTATTCCTTGCTGCGCAGGTCGTATGGCTATCCCTGTCGTTCAAGAAGCCGGTAATTGATGCACCGCTCAGCCGCGTAAGTTGA
- a CDS encoding ABC transporter permease, which translates to MMGRVLSSDWLKIRGKGLWFLVFLGPIGLLAMQGLNFGIRYDYLTEQYKADLWGGLLANLADFVPVALCLGGTLICSMLANVEHEMNSWKQLLALPVSRTMVFLSKLLLCLLLVAVSCLLLSAGTVVLGMILGFPLEELPYADVLRIGFGSYAGALPVITLQLWLSLSSRNQTLPVSLGITLSIGSMFAMFMSEFFPLSWPSLAWSAPNPLTFIGAGLMAGILVLVPGAIHFARKDVA; encoded by the coding sequence ATGATGGGCCGGGTGCTGTCCAGCGACTGGCTGAAGATCCGTGGCAAAGGGCTGTGGTTCCTGGTCTTCCTGGGACCGATAGGACTCTTGGCGATGCAGGGGCTGAACTTCGGGATCCGCTATGATTACTTGACTGAGCAATATAAAGCTGATTTGTGGGGTGGACTTCTGGCTAATTTGGCTGACTTCGTGCCTGTAGCCCTCTGTCTTGGAGGGACGCTCATCTGCTCTATGCTGGCAAATGTGGAGCATGAGATGAATTCCTGGAAGCAGCTGCTCGCCTTGCCGGTCTCGCGGACCATGGTATTCTTGTCCAAGCTGCTGCTCTGCCTGCTGCTTGTTGCTGTATCCTGCCTGCTGCTCTCAGCAGGAACGGTGGTTCTGGGAATGATTCTGGGCTTCCCGCTTGAAGAATTACCTTATGCGGATGTACTGCGGATCGGCTTCGGCTCTTATGCCGGAGCGCTGCCGGTGATCACGCTGCAGCTGTGGCTGTCCTTGTCCAGCCGCAACCAGACACTGCCGGTTTCACTGGGTATTACATTGTCCATAGGAAGCATGTTCGCCATGTTTATGTCAGAGTTCTTTCCGTTAAGCTGGCCTTCTCTGGCCTGGTCGGCTCCCAATCCGCTTACGTTCATAGGTGCGGGGCTGATGGCTGGTATATTGGTGCTGGTTCCCGGGGCCATTCATTTCGCCAGAAAGGATGTGGCTTAA
- the ascB gene encoding 6-phospho-beta-glucosidase produces the protein MANFKFPDNFLWGGAIAANQAEGAYTEGGKGLTSVDLLPSGEKRRGFMKGDISSLTPLEGEFYPSHEAIDFYHRYKEDVALFAEMGFKALRVSISWARIYPTGEDVVPNEAGLQFYDDLFDELLKHNIQPVVTLAHFDVPVALIEKYGSWRSRKMVDLFKTYSETVLKRYKDKVKYWMTFNEINMLLHLPFLGAGLVFKEGENIKQIQYQAAHHQLVASAWAVKTCHELIADAKIGCMLAAGSFYPYTCDPEDVYQGMEKDRESYFFIDVQSRGEYPGYAKRFFRDHNLDIVMEPQDAELLKQNTVDYIGFSYYSSRTTSTDPEVQKNMTSGNVFGSIANPYLSKSDWGWTIDPKGMRITANQLHDRYQKPLFVVENGFGAYDELTSDGDINDDYRIDYLKRHLAELGEAIQDGVEILGYTSWGPIDIVSASSGEMSKRYGYIYVDRDNAGQGTLKRIKKKSFAWYQQVIQLGGANL, from the coding sequence ATGGCAAATTTCAAATTTCCGGATAATTTCTTATGGGGCGGCGCGATTGCCGCAAATCAAGCAGAAGGCGCCTACACTGAAGGCGGCAAAGGACTGACCTCGGTAGATTTGCTTCCATCGGGTGAGAAGAGAAGGGGTTTTATGAAGGGCGATATCTCTTCGCTCACTCCGCTGGAAGGCGAATTCTACCCTTCCCACGAGGCGATTGATTTCTACCACCGCTATAAGGAGGATGTCGCACTTTTTGCCGAGATGGGCTTTAAGGCGCTGCGCGTCTCGATTTCGTGGGCCCGGATCTATCCGACCGGTGAAGATGTTGTACCGAACGAGGCCGGGCTGCAATTCTACGACGACCTATTCGACGAGTTGCTGAAGCATAACATTCAGCCGGTCGTGACGCTCGCCCATTTCGACGTCCCGGTAGCCCTGATCGAGAAGTATGGTAGCTGGAGAAGTCGCAAAATGGTAGATCTATTCAAGACCTATTCGGAGACCGTGCTGAAGCGCTACAAAGACAAAGTGAAGTACTGGATGACCTTCAATGAAATTAACATGCTGCTGCATCTGCCGTTTTTGGGCGCAGGCCTGGTGTTCAAGGAAGGAGAGAATATCAAGCAGATTCAGTACCAAGCGGCACATCATCAGCTAGTGGCGAGTGCCTGGGCTGTGAAGACCTGCCATGAACTGATCGCGGATGCCAAAATTGGCTGTATGCTGGCAGCCGGCAGCTTCTATCCGTATACCTGCGACCCGGAGGATGTATACCAGGGGATGGAGAAGGACCGGGAATCGTACTTCTTCATTGACGTTCAATCTCGTGGTGAATACCCGGGGTACGCCAAACGATTCTTCCGTGATCATAACCTCGATATTGTCATGGAGCCGCAGGACGCAGAGCTCCTGAAGCAGAACACCGTCGATTACATCGGCTTCAGCTACTATTCCAGCCGGACGACGAGCACAGACCCTGAAGTGCAGAAAAACATGACGAGTGGTAATGTCTTCGGCTCGATTGCGAACCCTTACCTCAGCAAATCCGATTGGGGCTGGACCATCGATCCGAAGGGGATGCGCATCACGGCTAATCAGCTGCATGATCGCTACCAGAAGCCGCTGTTCGTAGTGGAGAACGGCTTCGGCGCGTACGATGAGCTTACCTCTGACGGGGACATCAACGACGACTACCGGATCGATTATCTGAAGCGGCACCTCGCAGAGCTGGGAGAAGCGATTCAGGATGGTGTCGAAATTCTAGGCTATACCAGCTGGGGACCCATTGACATTGTCAGTGCATCCTCCGGTGAGATGAGCAAGCGCTACGGCTATATTTATGTAGACAGAGATAACGCAGGTCAAGGCACTCTGAAGCGGATCAAGAAAAAGAGCTTTGCCTGGTACCAGCAAGTGATTCAATTAGGTGGCGCGAATCTATAG
- a CDS encoding beta-glucoside-specific PTS transporter subunit IIABC, giving the protein MSYEKIAKEIVQGVGGEKNVVSLIHCATRLRFTLKDNSKADKAALEKTDGVIIVKESGGQLQVVVGNTVPEVYNAIGKVSGILKDSNAKEKVEGGKKGIGSLIDVISSIFAPLLGVMAGAGILKGILLIASNFEWLQKTDTTYIILYAAADALFYFLPLLLAVTTARKFGGSMFTAMTIAGALLYPSILLLKTDGIETHFFGIPVVMMSYSSTVIPIILSVIVMSYLEKMCNRLIHESVKNFITPLISLVIMVPLTLIVFGPFGVYVGNGIADVLLAAFSFSPLLAGAILGASWQVLVIFGVHWGLVPIFINNIAVYGKDGIKPAATASVFAQTGAAFGVMLRTKNKKLKTLAGSATLAALFGITEPAVYGVTLPLKRPFIAGIIGGTVGGAIIGQAGTQAFASGAPGLLTLPIFYGPGGEGFPGLIMGITASFLISAILAYTLGFKDPVEEVENADSTASVTAGNKQNAGAGRISEKALSPLSGQVVPLSEVPDPAFASEAMGKGIAIEPSAGRVVAPFDGTVTVAFKKKHALAVVSDQGAEILVHVGIDTVKLNGEYFTSHVKEGDRVAAGQLLLEFDVDQIRAAGYPTVTPIIVTNTMDYADVLPLVQGQVQEQEELLRIVGEESEAEAEVERHPFLREIEG; this is encoded by the coding sequence ATGAGTTACGAGAAAATAGCCAAAGAAATTGTACAGGGCGTCGGCGGAGAGAAAAATGTAGTATCACTCATCCACTGTGCCACACGGCTGCGCTTTACGCTGAAGGATAACAGCAAAGCTGACAAGGCGGCCCTGGAGAAAACGGATGGTGTCATTATTGTCAAGGAGAGCGGTGGGCAGTTGCAGGTTGTCGTCGGCAATACCGTTCCTGAAGTCTATAATGCCATTGGAAAAGTGTCCGGTATTCTTAAAGATTCGAACGCGAAGGAGAAAGTCGAGGGAGGCAAAAAAGGGATCGGCAGTCTCATTGATGTCATCTCCAGCATATTCGCACCTTTGCTCGGTGTCATGGCCGGTGCGGGTATTCTGAAGGGGATCCTGCTGATCGCCAGCAACTTCGAATGGCTCCAGAAGACGGATACGACCTATATTATCCTGTATGCCGCTGCAGACGCCCTGTTCTACTTCTTGCCTCTGCTGCTCGCGGTGACCACCGCCAGAAAGTTCGGCGGCAGCATGTTTACAGCTATGACTATAGCCGGTGCGCTGCTGTATCCGAGCATTCTTCTATTGAAGACGGATGGAATCGAAACACATTTCTTCGGCATTCCTGTCGTGATGATGAGTTACTCCTCAACGGTCATACCCATCATTTTGTCCGTAATCGTCATGAGCTATCTGGAGAAGATGTGCAACCGTCTGATTCATGAAAGTGTCAAGAACTTTATCACACCGCTTATTTCACTAGTCATCATGGTACCGCTTACCTTAATAGTGTTCGGACCGTTCGGTGTCTATGTAGGTAATGGCATTGCAGATGTGCTGCTCGCTGCATTCTCCTTCAGTCCTTTGCTGGCCGGGGCAATCCTGGGGGCATCCTGGCAGGTGCTCGTCATTTTCGGTGTTCACTGGGGTCTTGTACCGATCTTCATTAATAACATTGCTGTATACGGCAAAGATGGAATCAAGCCAGCGGCTACCGCATCTGTCTTCGCACAGACAGGTGCAGCCTTTGGGGTGATGCTGAGAACGAAAAACAAAAAGCTGAAAACACTCGCGGGCTCGGCGACACTGGCTGCCCTGTTCGGAATTACCGAACCGGCAGTATACGGGGTAACGCTTCCGCTCAAGCGTCCGTTCATCGCGGGCATTATCGGCGGGACAGTTGGCGGGGCCATTATTGGACAAGCAGGCACACAAGCCTTTGCCTCCGGGGCTCCAGGGCTGCTGACGCTGCCAATCTTCTACGGTCCGGGCGGTGAAGGCTTCCCTGGACTGATCATGGGGATTACCGCTTCGTTCCTGATCTCCGCAATTCTGGCCTATACACTGGGCTTTAAGGACCCGGTGGAAGAGGTCGAGAACGCGGACAGCACTGCCTCCGTTACTGCGGGCAATAAGCAGAACGCAGGCGCTGGTCGGATCAGTGAAAAAGCACTTAGCCCATTAAGTGGTCAGGTCGTTCCCTTATCCGAAGTACCTGATCCGGCTTTTGCCTCTGAAGCAATGGGCAAAGGAATCGCCATTGAGCCTTCCGCAGGACGTGTAGTGGCTCCGTTCGACGGAACCGTTACGGTAGCATTCAAGAAAAAGCATGCACTGGCCGTTGTCTCGGATCAGGGAGCGGAGATTCTGGTGCATGTTGGTATCGATACAGTGAAGCTGAATGGTGAGTACTTCACTTCGCATGTGAAGGAAGGCGACCGTGTCGCTGCTGGCCAACTGCTGCTGGAGTTCGATGTTGATCAGATACGGGCAGCCGGCTATCCAACCGTTACTCCCATAATCGTGACCAATACGATGGACTATGCAGACGTCCTTCCGCTTGTACAAGGACAAGTGCAAGAGCAAGAAGAACTGCTTAGAATTGTGGGTGAAGAGAGCGAAGCAGAGGCCGAAGTTGAACGGCATCCGTTTCTGCGTGAAATAGAAGGATAA
- a CDS encoding DUF421 domain-containing protein, with translation MNYVEILMRTILAVGLLLLIPRILGKQTLSNMTSNDFVTSITLGSLAANLAFNISLKSSYLVLSLVVITATSFVLSLIALKSRKMRSWISGSPTVLIENGKILEANMRKIHYTLDSLDQALREKEIFNIEEVDYAVLEDNGQLSVLKKEAYQLVTKQDMGLLLHAQAFPVELIMDGKLVEKNLKLHGLTREWLEKELKHKAKGKTLSDVFYAVRGTQQQLVFDFYEDGIQQPLDQE, from the coding sequence ATGAACTATGTAGAAATTCTGATGAGGACAATTCTCGCGGTGGGGCTGCTGCTGCTCATTCCCCGAATCCTCGGAAAGCAGACCCTTTCCAATATGACGTCTAACGATTTCGTGACCAGCATTACGCTGGGCTCCCTGGCGGCGAATCTGGCATTTAACATCAGCCTGAAATCCTCTTACCTTGTTCTCTCTCTGGTAGTGATCACAGCTACCTCTTTTGTACTCTCTCTGATCGCCCTCAAAAGCCGCAAAATGCGAAGCTGGATCTCCGGCTCCCCCACTGTTCTGATCGAAAACGGCAAAATCCTGGAAGCCAACATGCGGAAGATCCACTATACGCTGGATTCACTGGACCAGGCGCTGAGGGAGAAGGAGATTTTTAATATCGAAGAGGTCGATTATGCTGTTCTTGAAGATAACGGTCAGCTCTCTGTTCTGAAGAAGGAAGCATACCAACTCGTAACCAAGCAAGATATGGGGCTTCTTCTGCATGCGCAGGCTTTCCCTGTGGAGCTGATTATGGACGGTAAGCTGGTGGAGAAGAATCTGAAGCTGCACGGACTGACCCGGGAGTGGTTGGAGAAGGAGCTAAAGCACAAAGCGAAGGGGAAGACGCTGTCTGACGTATTCTATGCAGTGAGGGGCACGCAGCAGCAGCTAGTGTTTGATTTCTATGAGGATGGGATACAACAGCCGCTGGATCAGGAATGA
- a CDS encoding ABC transporter permease, whose translation MGYFWRMLSAERLKMSKSYIWLLVIGSPLIAVVPGLLSQVDGDMGMWELLQSVMSVIHSMLFLPILSGIFAALVCRYEHQDGGWKMLLALPVTRGAVYLSKFVIVIALLAAVQLAFLGVLLGVGFARDAGPVPWGGLLTSVFGGWFACLPLAALQLAVSQGWSSFGAPLALNVSLTIPNMLIANSATYGPYYPWVQPMLAMSPYGGEESFGAFNLPMETLMIVVLGSLVLFLAAGLFSFRRKAV comes from the coding sequence ATGGGGTACTTCTGGAGAATGTTATCGGCGGAACGTCTTAAGATGTCGAAGTCTTACATCTGGCTGCTCGTTATCGGCAGTCCGTTGATTGCCGTGGTTCCCGGCTTGCTTAGTCAGGTAGATGGAGACATGGGCATGTGGGAGCTGCTGCAGAGCGTGATGTCCGTGATTCATTCCATGCTGTTCCTGCCTATACTGTCTGGTATATTTGCGGCTCTGGTCTGCCGCTATGAGCACCAGGACGGCGGCTGGAAGATGCTGCTTGCTCTTCCCGTTACCCGGGGAGCGGTGTATCTGTCTAAATTTGTGATTGTTATCGCGCTGCTGGCCGCTGTGCAGCTGGCCTTTCTGGGAGTGTTGCTTGGTGTAGGGTTCGCGCGCGATGCTGGTCCGGTGCCATGGGGAGGCCTGCTGACCAGCGTCTTCGGCGGCTGGTTCGCCTGTCTGCCGCTGGCCGCACTGCAGCTGGCAGTCTCTCAGGGCTGGAGCAGCTTCGGCGCTCCACTGGCACTTAACGTCAGCTTAACGATTCCCAATATGCTAATTGCCAACTCTGCGACCTATGGCCCTTATTATCCCTGGGTGCAGCCTATGCTGGCCATGTCTCCTTACGGAGGGGAAGAGAGCTTCGGAGCCTTTAATCTGCCCATGGAGACCTTGATGATCGTCGTGCTGGGCAGCCTGGTTCTCTTCTTGGCAGCAGGACTGTTCTCCTTCCGGCGCAAGGCGGTTTAG
- the licT gene encoding BglG family transcription antiterminator LicT yields MKIAKVINNNVISVYQEDKTELVIMGRGIAFKKKPGDPVDESRIEKVFALKNKQTSDNFKMLLREVPTELIVIVEEIIQYAKQNLGKLLNENIYLSLTDHINFALERHQKGIIIKNALLWETRQLYKEEFKIGLKMLEQIKQKLNVELPEDEAAFIAIHIINAEINGEMNTTIDITRFIQRIINIVKYHFRTEFDEDSLSYFRFITHLKFFAQRVLKGTHYEDNYDSLFMMIKEKHPESAACTEKINIYVEKEYGHKLTNEEMLYLTVHIERVVNR; encoded by the coding sequence ATGAAAATAGCCAAGGTCATTAACAACAACGTAATCAGCGTCTACCAGGAGGATAAGACCGAGCTGGTCATTATGGGAAGAGGTATTGCATTTAAGAAAAAACCGGGTGACCCGGTAGACGAGAGCAGGATTGAAAAAGTCTTTGCGCTCAAGAATAAGCAGACCTCCGACAACTTCAAGATGCTGCTGCGCGAGGTCCCTACCGAGCTGATTGTCATTGTGGAGGAGATCATTCAGTATGCGAAGCAGAATCTTGGGAAACTGCTGAATGAGAACATCTACCTCTCATTGACCGATCATATTAACTTTGCGCTGGAGCGGCATCAGAAGGGGATCATCATCAAGAATGCTCTACTGTGGGAAACTAGACAGCTCTACAAGGAAGAGTTCAAGATCGGCCTGAAAATGCTGGAGCAAATTAAACAGAAGCTGAATGTTGAACTGCCCGAGGACGAGGCTGCCTTTATTGCGATTCATATCATCAATGCCGAGATCAATGGGGAAATGAATACGACGATCGATATCACACGATTCATCCAGCGGATTATCAACATCGTCAAATATCATTTCCGGACTGAATTCGATGAGGACTCCCTGAGCTATTTTCGCTTTATTACCCACCTGAAGTTTTTTGCTCAGCGTGTACTTAAGGGAACCCATTACGAGGATAACTACGATTCGCTGTTCATGATGATTAAGGAGAAGCATCCGGAATCTGCGGCCTGCACAGAGAAAATCAACATCTATGTGGAGAAGGAATATGGCCACAAGCTGACCAATGAAGAAATGTTGTATCTAACCGTGCATATCGAGCGTGTCGTAAACCGCTGA
- a CDS encoding ArsR/SmtB family transcription factor produces the protein MEPAAIEECDQTCKGSELEAESIALILPEREITDKMAEMFKALGDPTRVRLIYALSQRELCVHDLSVILDMGQSAVSHQLRYLRNLRIVKRRKEGKTVYYSLNDAHVEQIFLQTHEHIRHE, from the coding sequence TTGGAGCCAGCAGCCATTGAAGAATGTGATCAGACTTGTAAAGGTTCGGAGCTGGAAGCTGAATCTATTGCCCTGATCTTGCCGGAGCGGGAAATCACGGATAAGATGGCCGAGATGTTCAAGGCACTGGGAGATCCGACTCGGGTAAGGCTGATTTATGCGCTGTCCCAGCGGGAGCTGTGCGTGCATGATCTGTCGGTCATCCTGGACATGGGGCAGTCTGCCGTGTCCCATCAGCTCCGCTACCTGCGGAACCTGAGAATTGTGAAACGCCGCAAAGAAGGCAAGACGGTATATTATTCCCTGAATGATGCGCATGTCGAGCAGATCTTCCTGCAGACGCACGAGCATATCCGTCATGAATAA
- a CDS encoding cation diffusion facilitator family transporter: protein MTTYSHSHHDHEGHDHEEHQHTGSSHGHDHPEHASSNDGHDHHGHGHHGHSHAPNNKKGLLIALLITGGIMFLEFFGGLITNSLALLSDSGHMLSDTGSLALSLVAMIFAVKPASVKNTYGFYRFEVLAALFNGVTLFVIAGFIIWEAIQRFAEPPAVASGSMMIIAAIGLLANLVSAWMLMRKSDVKDNLNVRSAYLHIIGDALGSVGAILAGLIMALSGWYAADPIISVLVALLILRSAWGVVKHAFHILMEGTPGNINAARVKAALLELEGVLDVHDLHIWTITSGLNAISCHLLVEDKPNAQHILQQSVSLLEQRFNLSHATIQVETSELQHGLLKV from the coding sequence ATGACTACATATTCTCATAGCCACCACGACCACGAGGGCCATGACCACGAAGAACACCAACACACTGGCAGCAGCCATGGGCATGATCATCCCGAACACGCAAGCAGCAATGATGGACACGATCATCACGGGCACGGCCATCACGGTCATTCTCATGCCCCCAATAATAAGAAGGGCCTGCTGATTGCCCTCTTGATCACAGGCGGGATCATGTTCCTGGAATTCTTCGGCGGATTAATTACGAACAGTCTGGCGCTGCTGTCCGACTCCGGCCACATGCTCAGCGACACCGGGTCGCTTGCACTCAGCCTAGTGGCGATGATCTTCGCTGTGAAGCCGGCCTCTGTGAAGAACACCTATGGCTTCTACCGCTTCGAGGTACTCGCGGCATTGTTTAACGGGGTTACACTGTTCGTTATTGCCGGATTCATCATCTGGGAAGCAATCCAGCGCTTTGCGGAACCTCCGGCGGTAGCCAGCGGTTCGATGATGATTATTGCTGCAATAGGCCTGCTCGCCAATCTGGTCAGCGCCTGGATGTTAATGCGCAAAAGCGATGTAAAGGATAATCTGAATGTCCGCAGCGCCTATCTTCATATTATCGGCGATGCACTCGGTTCGGTCGGAGCAATTCTTGCCGGGCTGATTATGGCCTTGTCCGGCTGGTATGCGGCTGATCCGATCATCAGTGTTCTGGTCGCTCTGCTGATCCTCAGAAGTGCCTGGGGAGTGGTGAAGCACGCTTTTCATATTCTTATGGAAGGAACACCCGGCAATATCAATGCTGCAAGAGTCAAGGCGGCGCTGCTTGAGCTTGAAGGTGTACTGGATGTCCATGACCTGCATATCTGGACCATTACCTCAGGCCTCAATGCGATATCCTGCCATCTGCTGGTTGAAGACAAGCCCAATGCCCAGCATATTCTGCAGCAGTCGGTGTCGCTGCTGGAGCAGCGGTTCAATCTTTCCCACGCCACCATTCAGGTTGAAACCTCTGAGCTGCAGCATGGTCTTTTGAAAGTTTAA
- a CDS encoding SRPBCC domain-containing protein, whose product MSKMISRVEGQELILERVFDAPRELVFKVFSEAEHLKQWWGPRGWTVPVCSVDLRPGGIWHYCMKCVDEKQGDFFGMESWGKGVYHEIIDGEKIVYTDYFSDAEGNTVEGMPSALVTMLFEEYDGKTKLVSRSKYDSAEALKTVMDMGMEQGITETWDRLEEHLQSVQ is encoded by the coding sequence ATGTCCAAAATGATTTCCAGAGTAGAAGGCCAAGAACTGATTCTTGAACGGGTGTTCGATGCACCGCGCGAGCTTGTATTCAAAGTCTTCTCCGAGGCCGAGCATCTGAAGCAGTGGTGGGGTCCCCGCGGCTGGACGGTCCCCGTCTGCAGCGTTGATCTTCGTCCGGGCGGCATTTGGCATTACTGTATGAAGTGTGTCGATGAGAAGCAGGGGGATTTCTTTGGAATGGAGTCCTGGGGCAAAGGGGTATACCATGAAATCATTGATGGGGAGAAAATCGTCTACACCGATTACTTCTCGGATGCCGAAGGCAACACAGTGGAAGGCATGCCGTCCGCGCTGGTTACGATGCTCTTTGAAGAATACGACGGGAAAACGAAGCTGGTAAGCCGGTCGAAATATGACTCCGCCGAAGCACTCAAAACGGTCATGGATATGGGGATGGAACAAGGGATTACCGAAACCTGGGACCGCCTTGAAGAGCATTTGCAGTCGGTTCAGTAA
- a CDS encoding PadR family transcriptional regulator: MLENIILGMLMEGTMSGYDLKKTIDSSVGIFYKASFGSLYPALKRLAEKELVSLNETDDSKNKKLYTLLPSGREAFLTWLSGPLQAARNEQLIRIFFFDYLDEEPRQRLLEEYLFKLEHEIRTLEVVKGIVTGELAEIEHPENYYYRVSVLAYGLSHVQMEKQWLTDIKERKNLNHVEPQN, from the coding sequence GTGCTTGAGAATATTATCCTAGGAATGCTGATGGAAGGAACGATGAGCGGATACGATTTGAAGAAGACGATCGACAGCTCTGTTGGCATCTTCTACAAGGCTAGCTTCGGCAGCCTCTATCCTGCGCTTAAGCGGCTGGCCGAGAAGGAGCTGGTCTCCTTGAATGAGACCGACGACAGCAAGAACAAGAAGCTCTACACCCTGCTTCCCAGCGGGCGTGAAGCATTTCTGACTTGGCTGTCCGGCCCTCTACAGGCGGCACGCAACGAGCAGCTAATCCGTATTTTTTTCTTCGATTATCTGGATGAAGAACCCCGTCAGCGCCTGCTCGAGGAATACCTGTTCAAGCTGGAGCATGAGATCCGCACCCTTGAGGTGGTTAAAGGTATCGTCACCGGGGAGCTTGCAGAGATTGAGCATCCGGAGAATTATTATTACCGCGTGTCTGTGCTGGCATACGGACTGAGTCATGTCCAGATGGAGAAGCAGTGGCTTACTGATATCAAAGAGAGGAAGAACCTAAACCATGTCGAACCACAGAACTAA